In Conger conger chromosome 12, fConCon1.1, whole genome shotgun sequence, one DNA window encodes the following:
- the LOC133142113 gene encoding amyloid-beta A4 precursor protein-binding family A member 1-like encodes MPAPVPPPHSPDHNHAALNPKLTKSRRTHHQQPRQQRTEPATDPNAAEPNVEPTTAPHVKPNIEPCAESSKEPSTESYSCTERNTEPHKESHTEPDTGSCTESYRDPHLESHTDAHGQLGQGYEEIEGEWEGEWVRQTALQLRRAGLRLFEQGGLWQRRTVGSRLHHYDGRSDGESDSPEKEPEVLLSPGQKDGEKVEAAYVRRRRSWSLDRALGEVGDWPESEQDSQREQGQDEAQEEVFQRQLQPGQPQDGQASQGEIGPGKPEDGQAFQRQLQPGQPQEEEAFQRPLQPGQPQEEKASQGEIGPGQHQDGQSSQGKIGPGQPQDEQASQGDIGPGQPQEEQSSQGEIGPGQPQEEQSSQGEIGPGQPQKEQSSQGEIGPGQPQEEQSSLGEIGPGQPQEEQNSPREPQDEYGAGEQNWGRRDSLSLAIKDIKEAIQEVKTRTIRSPYTPEEPMQPVWVMRQDLSPTTESDLQPSLGSVSSLDSDSTSPLGPESTNRQQLQETNYSVESPPSQEPRKTLASFPTYVDVPGPCDPEDLIDGIIFAANYLGSTQLLSEKTPSKSVRMTQAQEAVSRVRMAKSRKKSPQSPEAQPPVSAEVDLFISTQRIKVLNADTQETMMDHPLRTISYIADIGDIVVLMARRKRPRPRSQELPEAGDSAHEGRSQYSDLTHDERGQCSDSAQEGRSQYSNPTQEGRGQYNDPTHEGRDQYLDSAYEGRGQGSDSAYEGRGHGSDSGPEGRGQGSDSAPEGRGQGSDSAPEGRRQYRMICHVFESEDAQLIAQSIGQAFSVAYQEFLRANGINPEDLSQREYSDLLSTQDMYNDDLIHFSKSENCKNVVIEKQKGEILGVVVVESGWGSILPTVIIANMMHGGPAERSGGLSVGDQVMSINNTSLVGLPLTTCQSIIKGLKSQPRLKLNIVRCPPVTMVLIRRPDLRYQLGFSVQNGIICSLMRGGIAERGGVRVGHRIIEISGQSVVATPHERIVNILSSAVGEIHMKTMPAAMYRLLTGQEQPVYI; translated from the exons ATGCCTGCTCCAGTTCCTCCCCCACATTCCCCCGACCACAACCATGCTGCCTTGAACCCCAAACTTACAAAAAGCAGACGCACCCACCACCAGCAGCCAAGACAACAGAGGACAGAACCAGCCACAGATCCCAATGCAGCAGAACCCAACGTGGAACCAACCACTGCGCCACATGTGAAACCAAACATTGAACCATGTGCAGAATCAAGCAAAGAACCCAGTACAGAATCTTATTCCtgcacagagagaaacacagaaccacacaaaGAAAGTCACACAGAGCCTGACACAggctcctgcacagagtcctaCAGAGATCCACACCTAGAGTcccacacagatgcacacggGCAGCTGGGCCAGGGGTATGAGGAGATtgagggggagtgggagggggagtgggtgcGACAGACGGCCCTACAGCTCCGCAGGGCAGGGCTCCGCCTCTTTGAGCAGGGCGGGCTGTGGCAGCGGCGTACCGTGGGGTCCCGTCTGCACCACTATGACGGGCGCTCCGATGGGGAGTCAGATAGCCCTGAAAAGGAGCCAGAGGTCCTTCTTTCTCCAGGGCAGAAGGACGGGGAGAAAGTAGAGGCTGCTTACGTGAGGAGACGAAGGTCATGGAGCTTGGACAGGGCTCTGGGTGAAGTGGGAGACTGGCCAGAGTCAGAACAGGACTCTCAGAGGGAGCAAGGGCAAGATGAGGCCCAGGAAGAAGTCTTCCAGAGGCAATTACAACCAGGCCAGCCCCAGGATGGGCAGGCCTCACAGGGGGAGATAGGACCAGGCAAGCCCGAGGATGGACAGGCCTTCCAGAGGCAGTTACAACCAGGCCAGCCCCAGGAAGAAGAAGCCTTCCAGAGGCCGTTACAACCAGGCCAGCCCCAGGAAGAAAAGGCTTCACAGGGGGAGATAGGACCAGGCCAGCACCAGGATGGACAGAGCTCCCAGGGGAAGATAGGACCAGGCCAGCCCCAGGATGAACAGGCCTCACAGGGGGACATAGGACCAGGCCAGCCACAGGAAGAACAGAGCTCCCAGGGGGAGATAGGACCAGGCCAGCCCCAGGAAGAACAGAGTTCCCAGGGGGAGATAGGACCAGGCCAGCCCCAGAAAGAACAGAGTTCCCAGGGGGAGATAGGACCAGGCCAGCCCCAGGAAGAACAGAGTTCCCTGGGGGAGATAGGACCAGGCCAGCCACAGGAAGAACAGAACTCCCCAAGGGAGCCCCAGGATGAGTATGGAGCAGGCGAGCAGAATTGGGGAAGGAgagactccctctctctggctaTCAAGGACATTAAGGAGGCCATCCAAGAGGTGAAAACCCGGACCATCCGCTCTCCCTACACCCCCGAGGAGCCCATGCAGCCCGTGTGGGTGATGAGGCAGGACCTCAGCCCCACGACGGAGAGTGACCTGCAGCCGTCTCTGGGCAGCGTCAGT tcCCTGGACTCGGACTCCACCTCTCCTCTGGGGCCGGAGTCTACCAACAGACAGCAGCTCCAGGAGACTAACTACAGCGTTGAATCTCCACCCAGCCAAGAG CCTAGGAAGACCTTGGCCTCATTCCCAACCTATGTGGATG TTCCAGGACCATGTGACCCAGAGGATCTGATCGATGGGATCATATTTGCAGCAAATTACCTGGGGTCCACCCAGCTACTGTCCGAGAAAACGCCGTCAAAGAGTGTGCGCATGACACAGGCTCAGGAGGCTGTGAGCAGAGTACGG ATGGCAAAAAGCAGGAAGAAG AGCCCACAGTCCCCTGAGGCTCAGCCCCCGGTTAGCGCTGAGGTAGACCTGTTCATCTCCACCCAGCGAATCAAAGTGCTCAACGccgacacacag GAGACGATGATGGACCACCCTCTGAGGACCATCTCCTACATCGCCGACATCGGGGACATCGTGGTCCTCATGGCTCGCCGCAAGAGGCCCCGCCCCCGATCTCAGGAGCTGCCGGAGGCCGGTGACTCCGCCCACGAAGGGAGGAGCCAATACAGTGACCTCACCCACGATGAGAGGGGGCAGTGCAGTGACTCCGCCCAGGAAGGGAGGAGCCAGTACAGTAACCCCACCCAGGAAGGGAGAGGCCAGTACAATGACCCCACCCACGAAGGGAGGGACCAGTACCTTGACTCTGCCTATGAAGGGAGGGGCCAAGGTAGTGACTCCGCCTACGAAGGGAGGGGCCATGGCAGTGACTCCGGCCCagaggggaggggccagggcAGTGACTCCGCCCCagaggggaggggccagggcAGTGACTCCGCCCCAGAGGGGAGACGCCAGTACAGGATGATCTGCCATGTCTTTGAGTCTGAGGAT GCCCAGCTCATCGCACAGTCGATTGGCCAGGCCTTCAGCGTGGCCTATCAGGAGTTCCTGCGGGCCAATGGCATCAATCCTGAGGACCTGAGCCAGAGGGAGTACAGTGACCTGCTCAGCACTCAGGACATGTACAATGATGACCTCATACACTTCTCCAAGTCCGAGAACTGCAAAAAC GTGGTCATAGAGAAGCAGAAGGGGGAGATTCTGggcgtggtggtggtggagtcAGGCTGGGGCTCCATCCTCCCCACAGTCATCATCGCAAACATGATGCACGGGGGGCCGGCGGAGCGCTCTGGGGGCCTCAGCGTCGGGGACCAGGTCATGTCCATCAACAACACCAGCCTGGTGGGCCTGCCCCTCACCACCTGCCAGAGCATCATCAAA GGGCTGAAGTCGCAGCCGCGGCTCAAACTCAACATTGTCAGGTGCCCCCCAGTTACCATGGTGCTGATCCGGAGACCAGACCTCAGATACCAGCTTGGCTTCAGTGTGCAGAACGGCATT ATCTGCAGCCTCATGAGGGGGGGCATcgcggagagggggggggtccgGGTCGGCCATCGCATCATCGAGATCAGCGGGCAGAGCGTGGTGGCCACGCCCCATGAGAGGATTGTCAACATCCTTTCCAGCGCAGTGGGAGAG ATACACATGAAGACGATGCCAGCCGCCATGTACCGCTTACTGACGGGCCAGGAGCAGCCGGTCTACATCTAA
- the tjp2a gene encoding tight junction protein ZO-2a — protein MEDTVWEQFNVTLHRDSKMGFGMAVSGGRDNPNVDSGETSIIVSDVLQGGPADGLLFENDRVVLVNSTPMDNVPHSFAVQQLRKCGKVAKIVVKRPKRVPIRAPSPEDRVFGAADYHDDYDRQSIYSARSGQTDSSWQGGYPRDRSPERNRGGYLDPEYRGRDYDRDRDRLHAGEGGRGRSRERGRSPDRDFRRDGSRGRALDREPSPEPRGYRRDRSRGRDLTPEPRNHPRDRSPSPRGYPRDPSPARNYPRDRSPSPQGYPRDPSPARNHPRDRSPSPRGYPRDPSPARSYPRDRSPSPRRRYEPRPPEPRPRAASRDRLQDRSPSPPPPPNRSRVPERNLEPLEKPVNVVLQKNRPNEEYGLRLGSQIFIKEMTSTGLANKDGNLEEGDIILKINGTVTENMSLVDAGKLIEKSRGRLQLVVQRDHRQVLIRIPPMVDSDSEPDDISEIESYRSYSPQEDRQSHHSDLSSHSSTERLREKPREDPPSRLAKMGAMPTPFKIPDDHLPAVEKREESQTMKSPVEIKERRPPIPKIQLRPSEEDLEMYGPNTTMVRFVKGESVGLRLAGGNDVGIFIAGLQEGSPAEQEGLRSGDQIMKVNNTDFRGMVREDAVLFLLEIPKGEEVTILAQSKADVYEDILASGRGDSFFIRTHFEYEKETPQSLAFGRGQIFKVVDTLYGGKLGSWLAVRTGQDNQLLDKGIIPNKSRADQMANVQNAQRAAGGDRGDFWRLRGQRQGKGKKKDLRKSREDLTATPVTTRFPAYERVVLREAGFKRPVVLYGPIADAANEKLAAELPDLFVIARTEPRDAGSDQSSGVVRLNTIRQIIEQDLHALLDVAPKAVDTLNYTQWYPIVIFFNPDSKQGVKAMRSRLMPSSNRSSRKLYEHAVKLRKTCAHFFTDTIDLNSANDAWYGSVKDSIREQQNRAVWVSESKMDGSEDLDLQEDRMSYLSSMSADYLSMDSRLISDYDDTADEGGAYTDNELDELMDEPQGVPQVSSISRSSEPVLPEEFHRPVPEPRSPMKRSGSREVLRDPSPPPSFVPEPPKPRTQDSRKGDSHSSTPGSSDQDRQDPKPLPPPVALKPNRGSRGPHDAQPGPESPTKSQDDPAEKSFMGKVKAFQQMEHQARAQRILELQEAQNARVEIAQKHPDIYAIPVKPPKPDHNRPQPIGSSSVPEPQTPPPRPPYEEEEEEYRRQLANRTKGYYSQGGKYKDTEL, from the exons ATGGAGGACACAGTATGGGAACAGTTCAATGTCACACTACACCGG GACTCGAAGATGGGCTTCGGGATGGCGGTCTCCGGGGGTAGAGACAACCCCAACGTTGACAGCGGGGAGACCTCCATCATCGTGTCTGACGTGCTGCAGGGAGGCCCTGCGGACGGACTGCTATT CGAGAATGACCGGGTTGTTCTCGTTAACTCCACTCCTATGGACAACGTGCCTCACTCATTCGCAGTTCAGCAGCTGAGAAAATGCGGGAAAGTGGCCAAAATA GTCGTGAAGAGGCCCAAGAGGGTTCCGATTCGCGCCCCCTCTCCTGAAGACCGTGTGTTTGGCGCCGCGGATTACCATGACGACTACGACCGGCAGAGCATTTATAGCGCGCGGAGCGGCCAGACCGACAGCAGCTGGCAGGGCGGGTACCCCCGCGACCGCAGCCCTGAGCGCAACCGGGGAGGCTACCTGGACCCCGAGTACCGAGGGCGGGACTACGACCGCGACCGCGACCGCCTCCACGCTGGGGAGGGCGGCAGGGGCCGGAGCAGGGAGCGGGGCCGGAGCCCGGACAGGGACTTCCGGCGGGATGGCAGCAGGGGGCGCGCTCTGGACAGAGAGCCCAGCCCCGAGCCACGGGGCTACCGCAGAGACCGCAGCAGGGGCCGGGACCTCACCCCCGAACCCCGGAACCACCCCCGGGACCGCAGCCCTTCTCCCCGGGGCTATCCCAGGGACCCCAGCCCGGCCCGGAACTACCCCCGAGACCGGAGCCCTTCCCCCCAGGGCTATCCCAGGGACCCCAGCCCAGCCCGGAACCACCCCCGAGACCGAAGCCCCTCTCCCCGAGGCTATCCCAGGGACCCCAGCCCAGCCCGGAGCTACCCCCGAGACCGGAGCCCTTCCCCCCGCAGGAGGTACGAGCCCCGCCCTCCGGAGCCCCGCCCCCGGGCCGCCAGCAGGGATCGCCTGCAGGaccgctccccctcccccccacccccacccaaccgCAGCCGCGTACCAGAGCGCAACCTGGAGCCCCTGGAGAAACCGGTCAACGTCGTCCTGCAGAAGAACCGTCCCAACGAAG AGTACGGTCTCCGTCTGGGCAGTCAGATCTTCATTAAAGAAATGACCAGCACTGGACTGGCTAATAAGGACGGGAACCTGGAAGAAGGAGATATCATTCTGAAG ATTAACGGGACAGTGACAGAGAATATGTCACTGGTGGACGCGGGGAAGCTGATCGAGAAGTCCCGCGGCCGGCTGCAGCTGGTGGTGCAGAGGGACCACCGGCAGGTCCTGATCCGAATCCCGCCCATGGTGGACAGCGACTCGGAGCCTGACG ATATCTCTGAGATCGAGTCGTATCGCTCCTACTCGCCCCAGGAAGACCGCCAATCCCACCATTCCGACCTGTCCTCCCATTCCTCCACTGAGAGGCTACGGGAAAAGCCCAG GGAAGACCCCCCTAGTAGACTGGCTAAGATGGGTGCCATGCCAACACCATTCAAAATCCCTGATGACCACCTACCTGCCGTGGAGAAGAGGGAGGAGTCACAAACAATGAAGTCTCCAG TTGAGATCAAGGAGCGTCGCCCACCCATTCCAAAGATCCAGCTTCGCCCCAGTGAAGAGGACCTGGAGATGTATGG GCCGAACACAACGATGGTGAGGTTTGTGAAGGGCGAGAGTGTGGGGCTTCGGCTGGCGGGGGGAAACGACGTGGGCATCTTCATCGCAGGACTGCAGGAGGGCAGCCCTGCCGAGCAGGAGGGCCTCCGCTCCGGCGACCAGATCATGAAG GTGAATAACACAGACTTCCGAGGAATGGTGAGGGAGGATGCTGTGCTCTTCCTGCTGGAGATCCCGAAAGGCGAGGAGGTGACCATCCTGGCACAGAGCAAAGCTGATG TGTATGAGGACATCCTGGCGTCGGGCCGCGGGGACTCGTTCTTCATCAGGACACACTTTGAGTACGAGAAGGAGACGCCGCAGAGCCTGGCGTTTGGCCGGGGCCAGATCTTCAAGGTGGTGGACACACTGTACGGCGGGAAGCTGGGCAGCTGGCTGGCTGTGCGCACGGGCCAGGACAACCAGCTCCTGGACAAGGGCATTATCCCCAACAAGAGCAg GGCGGATCAGATGGCCAACGTGCAGAACGCCCAGCGCGCAGCAGGCGGCGATAGAGGAGATTTCTGGCGGCTCAGGGGTCAGAGGCAGGGGAAAGGCAAGAAGAAAGACCTGCGCAAGAGCAGAGAGGACCTGACCGCCACGCCCGTCACCACCCGCTTCCCTGCATACGAGAGAGTGgtgctgagagagg ctgggTTTAAGAGACCGGTGGTCCTGTACGGACCGATAGCAGACGCAGCCAATGAGAAGCTGGCGGCTGAACTTCCTGATCTCTTTGTCATCGCCC ggacgGAGCCGAGAGATGCAGGCTCAGACCAGTCCTCTGGGGTGGTGAGGCTCAACACCATTCGCCAGATCATCGAGCAG GACCTGCACGCCCTGCTGGACGTGGCTCCTAAGGCAGTGGACACGCTGAACTACACGCAGTGGTACCCCATCGTCATCTTCTTCAACCCCGACAGCAAGCAGGGCGTGAAGGCCATGAGATCCCGCCTCATGCCCTCATCCAACCGCAGCTCACGCAAGCTCTACGAGCACGCTGTCAAACTGAGGAAGACCTGCGCCCACTTCTTCACCG ACACGATTGACCTGAACTCTGCGAACGACGCCTGGTACGGCAGCGTCAAAGACTCCATCCGGGAGCAGCAGAACCGGGCCGTCTGGGTGTCTGAGAGCAAG ATGGACGGCTCAGAGGACCTGGACCTGCAGGAGGACCGCATGTCCTACCTGTCGTCCATGAGTGCGGACTACCTGAGCATGGACAGCCGTCTGATCAGCGACTACGACGACACCGCAGACGAGGGCGGGGCCTACACGGACAACGAGCTGGACGAGCTGATGGacgagccgcagggcgtgccgCAGGTGTCCTCCATCAGCCGATCCTCCGAACCCGTCCTGCCCGAGGAG ttTCACAGGCCTGTCCCAGAGCCCCGCAGTCCCATGAAGAGATCAGGGAGCAGAGAGGTTCTGAGGGACCCCAGTCCCCCTCCTTCCTTCGTTCCTGAACCCCCCAAG CCCAGGACGCAGGACAGCAGGAAGGGGGACTCTCACTCCAGCACTCCCGGCAGCAGTGACCAGGACCGGCAGGACCCCaagcccctgcccccacccgTGGCTCTCAAACCTAACCGGGGCTCCAGGGGGCCCCATGACGCCCAGCCGGGCCCCGAATCCCCCACGAAGAGCCAGGATGACCCTGCCGAGAAGTCCTTCATGGGGAAGGTGAAGGCCTTTCAGCAGATGGAGCACCAGGCCAGAGCTCAGAGAATCCTGGAGCTACAGGAAGCCCAAAATGCCAGG GTGGAAATAGCCCAGAAGCATCCAGACATCTATGCCATTCCAGTTAAACCAccaaaaccagaccacaatcgaCCACAACCAATAGG TTCCAGCTCGGTCCCGGAGCCTCAGACCCCTCCCCCCAGGCCACCGTacgaagaggaagaggaagagtacCGCCGGCAGCTGGCCAATCGGACCAAGGGCTATTACTCTCAAGGGGGGAAATACAAGGACACTGAGCTGTAG